A DNA window from Burkholderia sp. HI2500 contains the following coding sequences:
- the alc gene encoding allantoicase gives MAVPLLDPNAPDFTRRYVNLADPRLGAQALEASDDFFAPKDRMLNPEPAVFIPGKYDDHGKWMDGWETRRKRTTGYDWCIVKLARPGVIKGLDIDTSHFTGNFPPAASIEAAFVADGAPTHATEWIEIVPSTTLQGNSHHYVEASDARAFTHLRVNIYPDGGIARLRVYGQPQLDWAGASATEQFDLAAMENGGYVVAANNQHFGVASNLLLPGRGVNMGDGWETRRRREPGNDWAIIALAQPGVIRKIEVDTAFFKGNYPDRCSIQAAYVSGGTDSSLITQSMFWPVLLGEQKLQMDKQHYFEQDIASLGPVTHVRLNIIPDGGVSRLRLWGTLDK, from the coding sequence ATGGCTGTTCCGCTTCTCGATCCCAACGCACCCGACTTCACGCGGCGCTACGTGAACCTGGCCGACCCGCGTCTCGGTGCGCAGGCGCTCGAAGCCAGCGACGATTTCTTCGCGCCGAAGGACCGGATGCTGAACCCCGAGCCGGCCGTGTTCATCCCCGGCAAGTACGACGACCACGGCAAGTGGATGGACGGCTGGGAAACGCGCCGCAAGCGCACGACGGGCTACGACTGGTGCATCGTCAAGCTCGCGCGCCCGGGCGTGATCAAGGGCTTAGACATCGACACGAGCCACTTCACCGGCAACTTCCCGCCGGCCGCGTCGATCGAGGCCGCGTTCGTGGCCGACGGTGCGCCGACGCATGCGACCGAGTGGATCGAGATCGTGCCGTCGACGACGCTGCAGGGCAACAGCCATCACTACGTCGAAGCGAGCGATGCGCGCGCCTTCACGCACCTGCGCGTGAACATCTATCCGGATGGCGGCATTGCACGCCTGCGCGTGTACGGCCAGCCGCAGCTCGACTGGGCCGGCGCGAGCGCGACCGAGCAGTTCGATCTCGCGGCGATGGAAAACGGCGGGTACGTGGTGGCCGCGAACAACCAGCACTTCGGCGTCGCGTCGAACCTGCTGCTGCCGGGCCGCGGCGTGAACATGGGCGACGGCTGGGAAACCCGCCGCCGCCGCGAACCCGGCAACGACTGGGCGATCATCGCGCTCGCGCAGCCGGGTGTGATCCGCAAGATCGAAGTCGATACCGCGTTCTTCAAGGGCAACTACCCGGATCGCTGCTCGATCCAGGCCGCGTACGTGTCGGGCGGCACGGACAGCTCGCTGATCACGCAATCGATGTTCTGGCCGGTGCTGCTCGGCGAACAGAAGCTGCAGATGGACAAGCAGCACTACTTCGAACAGGACATCGCGTCGCTCGGCCCCGTCACGCACGTGCGACTGAACATCATTCCGGACGGCGGCGTGTCGCGCCTGCGTCTGTGGGGGACGCTCGACAAATGA
- the uraD gene encoding 2-oxo-4-hydroxy-4-carboxy-5-ureidoimidazoline decarboxylase: MKAMRYTLEQLNTMAPSAFVAALSGIFEHSPWVAEVAAGERPFASIDALHKTMSGAVETSGEVRQLALINAHPELAGKAAVRGELTAESTREQSGAGLDQCTQEEFDKLLTLNRTYREKFGFPFILAVRGYDRHGIIANFESRVNHSRTEELRASLDQIYRIARFRLDDLIDA; this comes from the coding sequence ATGAAGGCGATGCGCTACACGTTGGAACAACTGAATACGATGGCGCCGAGCGCATTTGTCGCGGCACTGTCGGGGATCTTCGAACATTCGCCGTGGGTGGCCGAAGTCGCCGCGGGCGAGCGGCCGTTCGCGAGCATCGACGCGCTGCACAAGACGATGTCGGGTGCGGTGGAAACGAGCGGCGAAGTGCGCCAGCTTGCGCTGATCAACGCTCACCCGGAGCTGGCCGGCAAGGCTGCCGTGCGCGGCGAGCTGACCGCCGAGTCGACGCGCGAGCAGAGCGGCGCGGGCCTCGACCAGTGCACGCAGGAAGAGTTCGACAAGCTGCTGACGCTGAACCGCACGTATCGCGAGAAATTCGGCTTCCCGTTCATCCTCGCGGTGCGCGGCTATGACCGGCACGGCATCATCGCGAACTTCGAGTCGCGCGTGAATCACTCGCGCACCGAGGAACTGCGGGCGAGCCTCGACCAGATCTACCGGATCGCGCGCTTCCGCCTCGACGACCTGATCGACGCCTGA
- the puuE gene encoding allantoinase PuuE, whose protein sequence is MSLDPNYPRDLIGYGRHPVQANWPGRARVAVQFVLNYEEGGENCVLHGDPGSEQFLSEIVGAAAYPDRHMSMESIYEYGSRAGVWRILREFEKRGMPLTVFGVGMAIERHPELARAFVELGHEIACHGWRWIHYQSMTPELEAEHMRLGMEAIERVTGERPLGWYTGRDSPNTHRLVAEYGGFLYDSDNYGDDLPFWMDVEVSGGKTSPQLIVPYTLDTNDMRFATPQGFNTGDHFFDYLRDAFDVLYAEGDEAPKMLSIGMHCRLLGRPGRFRGLQRFLDHIEKHDRVWVTRRVDIARHWREHHPYQPNHRNEGKA, encoded by the coding sequence ATGTCACTCGATCCCAACTATCCTCGCGACCTGATCGGCTACGGCCGCCATCCCGTTCAGGCGAACTGGCCGGGGCGCGCCCGCGTCGCCGTGCAATTCGTGCTGAACTACGAGGAGGGCGGCGAGAACTGCGTGCTGCACGGCGATCCGGGCTCCGAGCAGTTCCTGTCGGAAATCGTCGGCGCGGCCGCGTATCCCGACCGCCACATGAGCATGGAGTCGATCTACGAGTACGGTTCGCGGGCCGGCGTGTGGCGCATCCTGCGCGAATTCGAGAAGCGCGGGATGCCGCTGACGGTATTCGGCGTCGGCATGGCGATCGAACGCCATCCGGAGCTCGCGCGCGCCTTCGTCGAGCTGGGCCATGAAATCGCGTGCCACGGCTGGCGCTGGATCCACTACCAGAGCATGACGCCGGAACTCGAGGCCGAACACATGCGCCTCGGGATGGAAGCGATCGAGCGCGTGACGGGCGAGCGCCCGCTCGGCTGGTACACCGGCCGCGACAGCCCCAATACGCACCGCCTGGTCGCGGAATACGGCGGCTTCCTGTACGACTCCGACAACTATGGCGACGACCTGCCGTTCTGGATGGACGTCGAAGTGTCGGGCGGCAAGACATCGCCGCAGCTGATCGTGCCGTACACGCTCGACACGAACGACATGCGCTTCGCGACGCCGCAGGGCTTCAACACCGGCGATCACTTCTTCGACTACCTGCGCGATGCATTCGACGTGCTGTACGCGGAAGGCGACGAAGCGCCGAAGATGCTGTCGATCGGCATGCACTGCCGGTTGCTCGGCCGGCCGGGCCGGTTCCGCGGGCTGCAGCGTTTCCTCGATCACATCGAGAAGCACGATCGCGTATGGGTGACGCGCCGTGTCGATATCGCGCGTCACTGGCGTGAACATCATCCGTATCAGCCCAATCATCGAAACGAAGGGAAAGCATGA
- a CDS encoding aspartate/glutamate racemase family protein → MKIRLINPNTTQRMTDAMGRCAREVAAAGTEIVAVSPPMGPPSIEGYYDEALATPGLLAEIVQGERDGCDAYVIACFGDPGLYAARELARGPVIGIAEAAMHAASVLAPGFSVVTTLARTCGMAWHLAERYGMKRFCRNVRATDVAVLELDRPGSAARRIIVDECRRALDEDGADAIVLGCAGMAEFAHEIEQQIGAPVVEGVTAAVKWAEALVALRLATAKRGDYARPLPKRYDGAFARFSPPDGDQAEPVPNLPQPHIHTV, encoded by the coding sequence ATGAAGATCCGACTGATCAATCCGAATACGACCCAGCGGATGACCGACGCGATGGGCCGCTGCGCGCGTGAGGTCGCGGCCGCCGGCACGGAGATCGTCGCGGTGAGCCCGCCGATGGGGCCGCCGTCGATCGAAGGGTATTACGACGAGGCACTGGCGACGCCGGGGCTGCTCGCCGAGATCGTGCAGGGCGAGCGCGACGGCTGCGATGCGTACGTGATCGCGTGCTTCGGCGATCCGGGCCTGTACGCGGCGCGCGAGCTCGCGCGCGGGCCGGTGATCGGCATTGCCGAGGCCGCGATGCATGCGGCGAGCGTGCTCGCGCCGGGCTTCTCGGTCGTCACGACGCTCGCGCGCACCTGCGGGATGGCGTGGCATCTCGCCGAGCGCTACGGGATGAAACGGTTCTGCCGCAACGTGCGCGCGACCGACGTCGCGGTGCTCGAGCTCGACCGGCCGGGCTCGGCCGCGCGCCGGATCATCGTCGACGAATGCCGGCGCGCGCTCGATGAGGACGGCGCCGACGCGATCGTGCTCGGTTGCGCGGGGATGGCCGAGTTCGCGCACGAGATCGAGCAGCAGATCGGCGCGCCGGTGGTCGAGGGCGTCACGGCGGCCGTCAAGTGGGCCGAGGCGCTCGTCGCGTTGCGCCTCGCGACCGCGAAGCGCGGCGACTACGCGCGCCCGCTGCCGAAGCGCTACGACGGCGCGTTCGCCCGCTTCAGCCCGCCGGACGGGGATCAGGCGGAACCGGTGCCGAATTTGCCGCAACCGCACATACACACCGTCTGA
- a CDS encoding ureidoglycolate lyase, which produces MKTLAIEPLTKEAFAPFGDVIETEGAKQIPINLGTTIRFHDLAKVDVTDEGGRTLVNLFRGQPRTLPFEVKMLERHPLGSQAFVPLNDQPYLVVVAPAGDLDPAKIRAFVTSGWQGVNYAKGVWHHPLIALGGVSDFIVVDRGGDGLNLNEQDLQESLWLTDEALHALTA; this is translated from the coding sequence ATGAAGACGCTTGCCATCGAACCGCTGACCAAGGAAGCATTCGCGCCGTTCGGCGACGTGATCGAAACGGAAGGGGCGAAGCAGATCCCGATCAACCTCGGCACGACGATCCGCTTTCACGATCTCGCTAAAGTCGACGTGACCGATGAAGGCGGCCGCACGCTCGTCAACCTGTTCCGCGGCCAGCCGCGCACGCTGCCGTTCGAAGTGAAGATGCTCGAGCGGCACCCGCTCGGCAGCCAGGCGTTCGTGCCGCTGAACGACCAGCCGTATCTCGTCGTCGTCGCGCCCGCGGGCGATCTCGATCCGGCGAAGATCCGCGCGTTCGTGACGAGCGGCTGGCAGGGCGTCAACTATGCGAAGGGCGTGTGGCATCACCCGCTGATCGCGCTCGGCGGCGTCAGCGACTTCATCGTCGTCGATCGCGGCGGCGACGGCCTGAACCTGAACGAGCAGGACCTGCAGGAATCGCTGTGGCTCACCGACGAGGCGCTGCACGCGCTGACGGCCTGA